The Limanda limanda chromosome 13, fLimLim1.1, whole genome shotgun sequence genome has a window encoding:
- the nol7 gene encoding nucleolar protein 7 translates to MAPRQRGKTASSSKTADKHEDPEENMSLFVDSSDDEAPDEMTFEESKLAALRCVKEALDCARREKEQLKEKRRRRQELFQEQKKRRLLPADVLDKIDGSTSKNQKPSENQGEEQQQQEEKQQKKKKQQKKKKSGKLAHIRNLKGNYKVTTVKEPASATFQQQAAELFIQARLYGPGSCRTTNNELLSLQNKKGRNKSAAVQFVKKDWASKERAKAEKLKKRWLHKQQIPSG, encoded by the exons ATGGCGCCGAGGCAACGTGGGAAAACGGCGTCTTCGTCCAAGACGGCGGATAAACACGAAGATCCCGAGGAGAACATGAGTCTGTTCGTGGATTCCAGTGACGACGAGGCTCCGGACGAGATGACGTTCGAGGAGTCGAAGCTGGCGGCGCTGCGCTGCGTGAAGGAGGCGCTGGACTGCGCCCGGAG ggagaaggagcagctgaaggagaagaggaggaggagacaggagctgTTCCAGGAGCAGAAG AAGCGACGACTCTTACCGGCGGACGTGTTGGACAAGATCGACGGCTCGACTTCCAA GAATCAGAAGCCGTCTGAAAACCAAG gtgaagagcagcagcagcaggaggaaaagcaacagaagaagaagaagcagcagaagaagaagaagagcgggAAGTTAGCGCATATACGAAA TCTGAAGGGAAACTACAAGGTGACGACCGTGAAGGAGCCGGCGTCGGCGACCTTCCAGCAGCAGGCGGCCGAGCTGTTCATCCAGGCCCGGCTCTACGGACCCGGCAGCTGCAGAACCACAA ACAACGAGCTGCTCTCCCTCCAGAACAAGAAGGGGAGGAATAAAAGTGCAGCCGTGCAGTTTGTGAAGAAAGACTGGG CCTCTAAAGAAAGAGCCAAAgcagagaagctgaagaagcGGTGGCTCCACAAGCAGCAGATTCCCTCCGGCTGA